The window TGCAGCACGACGCTTGTCTTTATTTTTTGACACCTagcaaaagaaaatttattcaCCTTTTGATATAATTGCTATGCTTAGTAAATGTATTATTTACAAAAAGTTAATCTATCTTTTAATGTACTATCATTTGAAAggaaaaaatgtttttgttcATGGGATGATTACCAAAAATTGAAGTATTTGTCGTTTGTGTTAAGAAGTGTCAATTCCTTGAGTCTCAAATCAGAAGATTGAATTACCTTTTAGAGTGCTGTATCAGGTGTTTCAGTGAGTAACTTACGGACACGCACAAGTACCATAGCTTCATTTATACTGCTTTAGTTCATAGTTCACACCTTTAAGCATATATTTAGATTACAAGCGAAAGAGTATCTCTTGTACATTTGTGATGAAaaggacgaaatctattttcTATTGACCTCTGGATTCTATCTATACATTActacacacacatatttttgaGTTCTTATCACCGTTCAACCACATGATTTGATCCAATAGTGATAAGTACACAGAAATACGGGTGTAAAGTTGCACAAGATTGTATCTATTGATAATATTTTCTTCTAGAGTGATGGGAGTAAAAAAAAACTAGTTCACTTGTGAAATACTTTCCAGGTCTGGCAGCGATCCTTTTGAAGTTATGCGACCATTCTCTCTCTCAATGCTTacaattttctttgttttcgtTTCTTTTTGCACCTGTGTCATCATCTCATCAACCGAAACTGCCCCTTCTCTTAGCATTTTCTGTGGCTCGTGTTTGCTGATCACGAGCTTAATCCTCACAACCCCAGTTGGTTCCCCTATTTCATCTACCAAATTATCAGAAAATCTGACagtcttctttttcttctgcTTCTTAACCGGCGGGGGTGATACGGGTAGGGGAAGAAGATAGTACAAGTGACCTCGGATCATTTCTGCATTGGGATGCATGTGTTTTAGTACCGGAAGTTGATCGGAAATTGCATGGTGAGTGAATTCTGATAGCACTTGATGAACTTTGATTGGGGTTTTGTATTCCAGGATTTTCCCATCTACTTTCATCACTTTGACAACCTTTTCTTGGAGAACTAAGAGATTTCCCATAGTTTTGTTAAGACACTAAGTTAGCAACTTTGaggaaatttttaaaatttcttgggAAGTACGTATGCGTATTTATATGGGCAAAAGCATGAGCATCCCTTCTACTTTAGGAAATGTACATGAAAACCAGCCTGCCCTTTTGGTCCCACTTGGTGACTTTATCGGTGGATACTAGAGATCATTGTGGTGCATTTGAATATAGATATTGCAAACGAAACTAATTAGCTACTATTTAGTTTATTGTAGGGTTGATATCGTGTGGTAAGATTACGGTATAATTAAGGGAGGAAAGCAAAAACAtcatttctatttaaaaatattacaaaacgAAATCTATtacttttttaattaaaagaatATACCATTTacgtataaataaaaaaaaagattatacGGCCTGCGGGGAGTTCTGTTGCTATAGTATATGCAATCGGTGGAGCATCACCAAACACCATTTTTACTGATAAATTATGAGTTAACATGCAGTAGGAGGAGTAGGACCAACCAAATCCCCTATCGTTGGTGGAAGTATGTTTGCGCGACTAAATTCTTGCTAAATTGAATGTTTTCATCTTTTAGGcaaatatttcttaaaattgGATTCTAGTGCTTCTCCACAATTTGGTCGGTTTGACGTAATGATATATTGAATAATGCTTTTTACCTTCCCACAATCTCTTTGCACGACTAAACTGAaatgatcatattttttttataagaaattaatttatcaattataatttaaaatatacaaatgATGGATATGACATACGAACCATCAACCAATCTATCGACAAATTAATACCCTTATTCGCATTTGTGAGAACGTCCGTCGTCTAATTTGATAGAGTAGGTGAGCACAAGAACAAATGATCACGGACTCACGGATTCAATTGTCTTGACCAACAATATTTTATCAGGCAAGCATGTCACATGTGGCTTGACTAGTGTGATTTATCTGATTGACGTGGTTTTCAGGTTATTGCGTTAAGCTCGAGAGTTTACTTAATACATACTGAATTACAACTACTGCGAATTCCCAGTcaccaataataataataataataataataataacccGATTTATGCTCATCGCTATATAAGTAGATTGCTATGTCATTTTTTTAAGCATAAGTTGACAtccaattaataaataaataaataaaatagatcTCTGTGCTTCAttcctttgttttttttaaaaaaaaaaaaacaaattttacggaatttattatttcttatATTGTAATTTCTCTATTTATCAATATTGTGTACCTATCAAATATGTATAATAAAATATCCTTTCATCCTTGGAGAAGTAAAACAAAAGAGAAATGTCCACTTCTAAATTCTATCTCACTAATCGAAAAACTAACCAACACACGTCATCCATCCAGACATACATacagaaacaaaaaaaacaaaatatacataattaaattatatatatataaattatatatacacacacacacatatatcatAGAATTGAGAGAACCCATTTGTCGACAATGTTTTTATCCCATGTCACTTTCATCACTCAAAACCACCTCCCTCAAGTTTAATTTGTGATGTTTCCTGAGTCTTAACGATATTTCTTATAAAGATATCNgtatatattttacaataaagAAAGATATCATGCATATGCAATCTAAACCAGATGGTGGTAATGCTTTATTATTAATTACTATGGCTTTATTTAAATCACGCGTTGATCGGCTTATGCATTGTTGTTGGGCATGCATCTGGTGGTCCATCTGAGTGGCAAGAATTCTTACTGTGAAAGAAGCACGATAATTTACTTTTTGAAAATGACAAATGTGAATAAGAGTTAATGCGATATATAGTGGCCTACTCTGTAATGGCAGCTGATATATANNNNNNNNNTATATATTAGTGGTTACTGATGTTATCAACGCGTATGCTTGATATAAGGATTCCTAATATTCTCCCTTGTATGTGTATAAATCATATGTATGTTTTTGTATTCGAAATCGTTAGAGTAATTATTTTCGAGGTCATGATAAATTATTAAAGCGAAAAAATCTTATCCTACcataaagtttaaaatttaagcAAGAAGTAGTTGCTGCTATATAGAGTTACatgtaaatcttttgtcttaattataatttaaactataaattaaatcttaaattcaCTTTTATCACAAGaagtttttgtttaatatttttagaCTCGCATAATACGATATGTTCCATTTCCCAAGAAATGGAACGAGTCAAagcactgagcacatgtcaagTCAAGGTGGTGGCAATTATAATACATCCATTGAAGCGATGCGTGTAGCAACATATGAGGATACATTTcttacatataataaattagaatATACATTggataaaacaattatttttttaataaattcaataataaataaaatttactcTGGCTTATTTACTAATATATTTGTTATTGAAGATACTAATATATaactaaataaattagaaaatgcAATGGGGATTGATACTTTTTGAAGATCACTTTGCAAAATGGactaaaaaaatatcttaaGAATGATGAGGATGAGGATCACTTGTTTTCAAGaggaaaatttcaaatatcaagGGGCACCACTTTGCTAAaacaaaaaaggaaagaaattaCCAAATCATGTTActaacaaaaattaatttttagaatAATGTAAAAATATGAAGAATTTCAGTTCTTTAAGTCATGATTACCAACTTGGAGTGCTAACTATATGGTAGAAGTCCGAAGTTATGATGAGGAATAGATGTGAAAGGAATTTGAATACATATAGTATCCTTTTTCTTCACCTAAAAGTAATGTTTTCAGAAAATAAGATATTGTTTAGTTAGTGTGTGATGTAATTATAATGATATCTCAGGAGATAAGTCGGCCAACTCTCGACAGTTTGAGAGAATTCATGTTCAATGGTCAGGTAGTCCCGAAAAGTCATTTTAACGACAAGAGTTCATTAGGAGGTCACCTATTCACCTGCATTCATCTGGTTACCTAGAGACCCATCTTGAGCTCCATTTACCTAGATCCGTTGGGAGGTCATCCGAGAGTTCAACCCAGCCGACCTCATATATTTCCATAATCTCATCGATCAACAAGTCGTTGTCGACCTCCTAGTACATATCACCACAACAATTGAGAAAGTCTAGGCCGACCTCCGAGCCGAGCTCTCGTCAAAAACTCGAGCATGCTCACTATACAGCAATGAGCTCATGCCTCAAAGGAGCTCTTAGTCATatatatcaacatatcatcaacAAATATAAGGGTAATGAAGATTTAATCTAACCTTATATAAAATTTCGAGAATCCAAAATTCCAACAAATTTAGAATTTTACTAATATTAGAATTTTAGTCGTCAAAAAACTCTACTcacataataatttttcttatataaatatcaggttctggtaattatttattcattcatatATTCACTCATTCTGAATATACAACATACTTTCATTATTTAATTAGCCTCAGAGAGGCTACGTCGGAACAATCTCACGGTCTCTTTCTAatgttcttgtttttgtttctaGATCCAAAGGTCAGATCCGAGCTTCAAAAGCGAGATCTGATTAATAATAAATTGatatatgaataatataattattttaaaatggaagTTAAACAAAAGATGAGAGGGGGACGAGAAAAAGTTAATCTTTCGCACCAATACCGTAATCCTTGGTCACCATCAACTTTTGCCACCCCACGCTCAAAGAAAGTGAGTAATTTTCTTTTAACTTTGTGTGTTCTAGATTGGGACAGCGTTTGCGCTTTTAGACCAACAATTAGGGGCCACCGCCTCCTGACATGGGCGGCCCGCCCGCTGGCCACCATGACTCCGTTGTTTGAtccttttttaaaataatgttgTAGAAAGTTTGATGTGTGCATAGAAAATTTGTGAAGAACAGCCATTGACGAAATGAGGCAAATATCAAACTCTAATATTTGTACAAATACCAGATAATGATTAGATTTTCGTCTAGAAAACTGTTAGCAACGAACCAAATAGTTTCGTGAATTTAAACAAATTTGTCGGTTCAACTTGTACAGTAGAATCGGGAAAAAATTGtgggaaaaaaatttcatcAATGACTAACCCCTGTTCTCTGTTCCCTAAATcatctattactattattaagaATATCTATAATAGAGACAAAAACTGTGTCTTGGTCTGTTTTTGGCTCTTCTAATTTTGCTTTTATGTAATatcaatattacattttttacttttcttaatttcaacgaatatttttgtttttatttttttttaattacaacaatTTAAatagcactttagtccctcgataatttttcaaatttcacataagtctctcgataattataaaaaaaaatgtacacaCGCACCGTGCGTGCATAGTAGCTAGTTGTTATAAGGTGCATAGTAGCTAGTTGTTATAAAAATACAGCACACGATAATCAATTGTTATTGTAATGGAAAATCTAGTAggattattttttttggtaaaattatTGTCTTATTAGGAAGGCTTAACTTGAACATCAAACCACGTTACAAAGTAATCCACCGTTAAGTGAAGTAATTCCCTTGGAGAGAGTTTAAAAAATTCTTTGTAATGTAGTTTAATCATTAAATTTGAAGTGAATTTTAatcttatattaaatataaattaaattcatatattgtgggaataaatttttttttttttttactaaatacTATGTTAAATATTCTAGCCCGCTAAAGTCTGTTTTGGTATATGTTGGCCCAACGGACTTTACTGATAACGCAACCCGCCAAAATTGACAGTTTCCGGGTAAAATCCAAATTTGCATTGCTTCAAACAAGAATGGAGTCCGAAATTCAAATTTGCACTGCTTCAAACAAGAATGGTAAAATCCAAATTTGCATTGCTGCAAACATGTGATCCAAGCGTTCGAAATTCTGTATTCGATAGGTCAGTGATAATATTTAAGGTATTTTGAtgttagttttatttttatgcgTTTACTGCGAGGTGAATTGAATGTTTTGCGGAGATCCTGACGATTCAAGTATCCCATTTTCTGAAGCGGCAAATTAATTTGTGTTCATCTCTTTTTTCCAACGGTTGCCGCTGCTTTTTTAAAAAGAACTGCCACTTTTTTAAGTTTCGAGATCTTCACTTTTGTTCTGTGATGGAACCATGATCGATGTTCCGGCACGAATATTGCGCTCTGCAAAATGGTCCATTGTACAAATTACAATGCCAATTGAATTATTTTCTTCATTAGCTATAGAAATTTCCTTTTATACTGAATCACAATGCTCAGCCAGCCAGGCGAACTAGTGAAGATTTAACATGATTCTCTGATTGAACTAAATTATCATTTGAATCCGCGTACCGAATTAATACGCTCGGTAGTTCAGCTTCGTGAAGGAGCATGTTTGAGATATTGCTCCCTGACGTCAGGGTCGTCACTTCAACCACGAGTTCTCTATTCTTTCAATTGAACTGTATTCTCTACTGTAGATTTTCTACAAACTTCAAGTGCTGCTAATATTTGAGTTGGATATTTGTGCATGCATAAATCTCATCATGGTTACAATAGTAGAAATATACTTGAACTTTTGTTATCTGAATGCTTACCTCCTGTTCCCTAATGAACAAGCCAAAACTTGGACTAACTTTGAACCTATTTCATGATAAATCTTGAGAAGTATCCTCTAACCAACATTGCCTCTCAGCTCCAGCTGAAGCCATTTAAATCCCACCGCTTGCGACTTGAAGCAATGATATTTTCATCATTTGAGTTCTGGTCCAATTTTGTTGTGAGGGCAGGCATCTCCAACTGTGTCGATGTCTTTTGCTTCTCTACTTTGAATCCATCAGTATTCTGATTAAAACGTTTAGCATAGGCATCTGCttctttcaacatttcaaatGAAAAATTTCCAGCACTGTTCCATTGACCTTCTTGAAGCCCAATTCTCATTGATAAATTAATGGGGTTGGTTTCTCTATCAAATGTCATTTCCAAATTGTCGTTCTCCACGGAAAAAGACTTTCTGCTCTCTTTTGGATCCTCGTGCCTTTTAAGTTTTGTTTGCGGAAGCCATGATTTGCTGTCAATCTCCTTTGGGTCTGTAGGTGCTCTAACATTTATAGGTTTTAAGCCCTTTAGATCTCTGTACTGTTCTTGGTCCCTCGTAGAACCCACACATGTGGATAGTCCGCCGTTTGTTAAATCTGTTGGCTGAGTTGTTTGTGTTTGCTGCAGGCACATATCAGCAAGTTCTTTTATTCCTGAAAAATTAGAATTCAGGCATTGGGTGGATGAGACCAAACCAGATAACTGAACCTTGGCAACATCTAGACCAACTACTCCCCCCATGTTTTGTCTTCCGAGGGTTTCCTGTGCCTTCTCTAGCACTGCCTGTAAATATTTACTCTGAGCCTCTATACGGAGCTGTAAATGGCGTTGTACCTATGGAAATATAGGAAACCTTGTTATTACTGGAGCATAATGCTTTTCCAATCTTTTGAATGTTTTGCAAGCTGCAACCATTTGTATCTTCAAATTTGTTGTTGGAAACTTGAAGAAACTCTGATAAATTTTACTTGAATATTTGCAGTGCAGAAGATATAAAAGTCATATCTTAAACATGTTAGTGAGGATATTTTCTTTGTGGAAATGGATGTATCTGTAATAAATTATGACACATATAAGAATGAAAAATTCAAAAGGAAAATTAAAAACGTGTGTCAACAATGGCGACGGCTATTGCACacaatttttgacaaaattTTGCGTACGCACATCAACTTTAGAAAAATTGAGATGcgtaaacaattttttttttgaatctcGTGCTCCCACATTAACTCATTGATGGTATGGGACGCCTATATATACAAGCGTTTGAGGTCCCTAAACATACAATCTCATATAGAATAATACACCATCTATAGAGAGATTGGAGTGTTTATAAGGCTTCAATCGGAGgaaaatcataatattaaagatgattcgatggccggaggtaacgctcgatttagcttccgcatatttgtttatcatgtttatatacgtgCAGAAACATGATTTTAGAGAAAAATTCTAACAGTATCGTGATACATCTCTTCACAAAAGTTGTTATCCTTTCAGGTGGTTTTTGGTGGTGAAAGAATGCATATTGTCTATTGGTAGAGAGTTTGGGTAGCATTcaccttatttttttttagcaGAAATGCAGAATAATTTATATCTGTGTATCACTAAAAAACTGAAAGTCTCCGGTATCGTTTACCTCGAGCTGATCATTTAGCCTTCGTTGCACTTCGATTTGCATTTGTACCGCTTCACCTAAATGTATATCACTGCACATATGATGCCACAATCACAACAGAGTTACATTATTAGTTTGATATTTATAGAATGGCAATTAAACATGAGCTAAGGTTTTTCAGTTGCTACTTAGTTGTTTGGGTTGCCATATTACGGTCGGTCATCTGCATTCTATTTGCCTCTGGTATTCTTTGTCCAGTTGCTGCAATCAGTCACCCCGATAAGAGATTTATATAACTCCTTGTGATAGATATAcgttttaaaacaatatttctGGTTGTTTTGTGACACATTACCTGCTTTATTACTCCCACCATTGACTTGTCCATGAAGGTTTTTACCAAGTCTGTATTTCTGCAATAAAGAAAAATCATGAATTCCACAGATCTATGCCTATGCATACACATTAGATAAACATGCAACAAAAATGAAGAATAATTTGAGTCTTTGTAGTTGAGGATTTCTTTCAAATATCATGCATCTATTATTGAAGAAAGCATATGCTTCTTAGATGGGTCAAATCCAAACATCAAGTTTTCACAGGATTTAATGTGGTGTAATTTATCATTTAATTGACCGTACAATTTCTGTTCTGCATGTTAACAAGACATTAAAAATTCTACCTGAAGATGACTCTTCAAGTGGTATAAGGTTAGGCCTTGAATTCCCATGACCTTCAAAACTGACTTCGGAGTAGCTTCTGCAAGAGAGGGGGGAGTATATCAGTTTGCTGAATGCAGAAGCATATCGTATGGTACTACAGAGCTTGCAACATTATTTATGCTTACTTTCTGCTCCTCCCAATTGATTTACTGCTTCTATGAATCGCTCATGGAGGTCAGGAGTCCATTTAAGTCTTGGCTTAGCATCAGTGGAGTGTACAAGTCCGGAATCTTCTGTGCCATTTGCACCTTGAACAAGCAAGGGCCTTTCAGGAGGAATGGACTTCCTGGAGGATGGATGAATGATGTTTCCCTGGTGGTGGAGGTGATGATACATGTTGCTGGATTCAATATAATAATTTGCCATTGTTAGCTTCACGTAAGGGCAAGAAAGTCATTTGGACAAAGAAATGTCTACCTGAAAATGCTTGAGTCTGCGTATAATTGCGCACTTTCACCTGCTCTGTTACTTTCCTTGTATGTAACTtccttccttcaacatttttcacttTCTAAGGTTGAGTTTTGCTCTTCCTTATAAATAGAGAGATGGTGTATGGAGTAAATTACAAGAGAGGCATAGAATCTAGGACAGGACCAACAGAACATCAGGTCCAATAATAACAGTGACTTGAAAAGATATGTTTGCATTCCATCTTCACACATCTGTGGGTCCTCACTTGCAACATTCCTTTCCAATTTCAGACAGCGGCACTACCCATTTAAATTCGTCTTCATTATGCTTTTTGAAAAACTTAACACCTTAAAATAGGTACAAGAATAGATCCACCTCAGTTTTTCTTTACAAAGCACACATAGTTATTATATGGCATAATTTAAGAACCTCATTCGCAGaatgaaatatgaaattttctCCTCTGATGTGGATGGAAGAACTCACTACGTATATTGTGTTCAATCCTTCAAAGTGCCTTTTTTTGGAAAGGGTGATTCTACTGACTGAAGGGTGAGGCGTCTATTTAACATTGGATACGTACACGTCAAAGGGTAAACAGCTGGTGAAACTTTGGTTGCTTGTGATTACTTGAAGGCCACATTGAGTAACAAATGCAATTTTTATCTTCACATCCTatcctttttaattttttaattaatgggcAGTGTAAAGTTGAGGCTGCAATTATATGGATGCACTTTGAGATTGGTTATTGGCTGGAATTGAGTAAGAAACTATTCAGCTAACTGGAATGCATAGACTTCAAATTCCAACACCGTGTCATCTTACCACAAGTTCTTGATCCACTCACTGCTCACCTTCTCTCAAATTGATGACTATTTTGAATACAAGTAAGAGATTATTTTTGTTAGTTAAGGAATTTATCATCGAGAAGAATACTTCTGCTACGTTCTGCATGCATTTCTTTATGTGCTGTCTCGTTACGATGAATATTATGCGACTGCTTGTGCCTTTTCCATCTTCGAATTTCATATGGATCAGACAAACATTGGGACCAAATGAGATAAAGAGATCATTCTTCTTTCTTTACTTGCGTAGATGAAAACATGGCTAGTCATGGACAGGTTATTCTTATTTTCCCATTGACTAGTGATTCGACTGAATTTTAATTGGATTTGCAGATATTCAGACATGACTTAAAATCTTTATTGATGTACAGATTGTGTGCTCAACCTTTTTGTGGTAGTGGATTTCTTGTTATATGAGTGTATTCAAAACATATTGCAATATGGCATCTTTGTAGGGGCAAAACTTACggcatacataaaatttatgcgTTAAAGATATGCTTCTGAATGCTTTTATCCGTAATCCTCCAAAAAAACAATACTCAATTATTTTGTGCCTTGCTCTAAGACTGCGTTAAGAATAGCTTGAAAGGATAAATAAAATCTGAAATTGATGCCTCAGTGGTCGACACAGTATTCTGCACGTTCGAAAGTTCTGCTTCGTTAAAATGGAGATATATAATTCATTGACATTATGcctgaaaaaatatatatcgatTAAGCATGTGGTAGAAAGATAAGAGGCCAGTCTCTACGAATAAAACAATAAGTTGGCAAATGAGCCACTTATGGCTTGATATATGTGTCCAGTGATTGTGAAGTTTGACATTTAAGAAGTTAAAGACTTCAGGTCTTCATGATTAAATCTTCATTTATATGATTCAAAGCAATCAATATTTCTATCTTTTCAATGATGCAGGTGCGTTGCTCGGTCCACAGCCTGGCTGGAGTAGGATAGTAAAGACAGCAAATTATGTGATTCTCTAAAAGCTACATTGAAAGACCAAGACGGATTTAATCAGCTGGTATTGCATTTATAGTTTTGTAAGAAGAACTATCTTGTGTTTATACCACTTATTTACTTCATTTCCACAAAACAACCATTGAAGTAATTATCATACATGAGAAAGTACAAACAGTTCCTTTTCCTTGATGTTGCAACACAACCAGAACTGTTGTCCTCTGAGATTGTAAGGTATGAGAGGCACACTTGGCTTTTACCATGACATTCTAAAGCTGTTGTGCTTTGTTTTTAACGTTACATTCTAAAGCTGTTCCTGCCTATATTTAACATGTATGCATAATACTCTGCACTTTAGACGAGAGAACTTGGATTATTGTTCTTTCTTGTACTTAAACTTTTCTTATATTGTTACCCTTGCGTTTGATTTCATATTTCTTGAGAAATAAACTACATCTAATGAATGTATATATCAGCTAGACTCGTGTAAACCGGTTTACATATAAGATTTttaactaaatcatataaacATAGAAATGACCACGGAATACTATTCGCACATCAAAAAACTGCAAAGGAAAGTTGGATTCTCTGGAATGGAACTTAAGAATATTAGCTCAAAATAAAGCTGAGGGGACGTATTCTCAAGTTAAGAATTTTGCTTATTCTTCCCTACTAAGGCCACCGAACATGGGTTCCCACTTTCCCCTTCCATTCTTTATTCTTTTGCTTAACAAAGTTTAATTTTGCATCTCACTAGGCATAATTAGTTATTCGTCCGAGTTAGT of the Primulina huaijiensis isolate GDHJ02 chromosome 1, ASM1229523v2, whole genome shotgun sequence genome contains:
- the LOC140985626 gene encoding myb-related protein 2-like isoform X2, producing the protein MYHHLHHQGNIIHPSSRKSIPPERPLLVQGANGTEDSGLVHSTDAKPRLKWTPDLHERFIEAVNQLGGAEKATPKSVLKVMGIQGLTLYHLKSHLQKYRLGKNLHGQVNGGSNKAATGQRIPEANRMQMTDRNMATQTTNDIHLGEAVQMQIEVQRRLNDQLEVQRHLQLRIEAQSKYLQAVLEKAQETLGRQNMGGVVGLDVAKVQLSGLVSSTQCLNSNFSGIKELADMCLQQTQTTQPTDLTNGGLSTCVGSTRDQEQYRDLKGLKPINVRAPTDPKEIDSKSWLPQTKLKRHEDPKESRKSFSVENDNLEMTFDRETNPINLSMRIGLQEGQWNSAGNFSFEMLKEADAYAKRFNQNTDGFKVEKQKTSTQLEMPALTTKLDQNSNDENIIASSRKRWDLNGFSWS
- the LOC140985626 gene encoding myb-related protein 1-like isoform X3; translated protein: MANYYIESSNMYHHLHHQGNIIHPSSRKSIPPERPLLVQGANGTEDSGLVHSTDAKPRLKWTPDLHERFIEAVNQLGGAEKATPKSVLKVMGIQGLTLYHLKSHLQKYRLGKNLHGQVNGGSNKAATGQRIPEANRMQMTDRNMATQTTNDIHLGEAVQMQIEVQRRLNDQLEVQRHLQLRIEAQSKYLQAVLEKAQETLGRQNMGGVVGLDVAKQTQTTQPTDLTNGGLSTCVGSTRDQEQYRDLKGLKPINVRAPTDPKEIDSKSWLPQTKLKRHEDPKESRKSFSVENDNLEMTFDRETNPINLSMRIGLQEGQWNSAGNFSFEMLKEADAYAKRFNQNTDGFKVEKQKTSTQLEMPALTTKLDQNSNDENIIASSRKRWDLNGFSWS
- the LOC140985626 gene encoding myb-related protein 2-like isoform X1; this encodes MANYYIESSNMYHHLHHQGNIIHPSSRKSIPPERPLLVQGANGTEDSGLVHSTDAKPRLKWTPDLHERFIEAVNQLGGAEKATPKSVLKVMGIQGLTLYHLKSHLQKYRLGKNLHGQVNGGSNKAATGQRIPEANRMQMTDRNMATQTTNDIHLGEAVQMQIEVQRRLNDQLEVQRHLQLRIEAQSKYLQAVLEKAQETLGRQNMGGVVGLDVAKVQLSGLVSSTQCLNSNFSGIKELADMCLQQTQTTQPTDLTNGGLSTCVGSTRDQEQYRDLKGLKPINVRAPTDPKEIDSKSWLPQTKLKRHEDPKESRKSFSVENDNLEMTFDRETNPINLSMRIGLQEGQWNSAGNFSFEMLKEADAYAKRFNQNTDGFKVEKQKTSTQLEMPALTTKLDQNSNDENIIASSRKRWDLNGFSWS
- the LOC140972552 gene encoding uncharacterized protein codes for the protein MGNLLVLQEKVVKVMKVDGKILEYKTPIKVHQVLSEFTHHAISDQLPVLKHMHPNAEMIRGHLYYLLPLPVSPPPVKKQKKKKTVRFSDNLVDEIGEPTGVVRIKLVISKHEPQKMLREGAVSVDEMMTQVQKETKTKKIVSIERENGRITSKGSLPDLESISQVN